A genomic window from Aquabacterium sp. OR-4 includes:
- a CDS encoding response regulator, with translation MITVMLLDDHAVVRAGYRRWIDDQPDLKVVAEAATSAQACELLRQQPVDVAVVDLMLKDDSGLEAIRRLRSRSPGIRVLVFTMHSHEGYALQALRSGAMGYLTKDSSPDEMLHALREVAAGRRVFAAEVVQAWLADGQALPAGPLARLTPREFEVLRMATDGLSTAAIARALHLSEKTIHNTMSLVRQKLGAHSDFSLMRLVTEQGLFLT, from the coding sequence ATGATCACCGTGATGCTGCTCGACGACCATGCGGTGGTGCGGGCCGGCTACCGCCGCTGGATCGACGACCAGCCCGACCTCAAGGTGGTGGCCGAGGCCGCCACCTCGGCCCAGGCCTGCGAGCTGCTGCGCCAGCAGCCGGTGGACGTGGCGGTGGTCGACCTGATGCTCAAGGACGACAGCGGCCTCGAGGCCATCCGCCGCCTGCGCAGCCGCAGCCCCGGCATCCGCGTGCTGGTGTTCACCATGCACAGCCACGAGGGCTATGCGCTGCAGGCGCTGCGCAGCGGTGCGATGGGCTACCTCACCAAGGACAGCAGCCCCGACGAGATGCTGCATGCGCTGCGCGAGGTGGCCGCCGGGCGGCGGGTGTTTGCCGCCGAGGTGGTGCAGGCCTGGCTGGCCGATGGCCAGGCGCTGCCGGCCGGCCCGCTGGCACGGCTGACGCCGCGCGAGTTCGAGGTGCTGCGCATGGCCACCGACGGGCTCAGCACCGCCGCCATCGCCCGCGCGCTGCACCTGAGCGAGAAGACCATCCACAACACCATGTCGCTGGTGCGCCAGAAGCTGGGCGCGCACAGCGACTTCAGCCTGATGCGTCTCGTCACGGAGCAGGGCCTGTTCCTCACCTGA